The Campylobacter hyointestinalis subsp. hyointestinalis nucleotide sequence CAACGTGCTGAGTGATACCGCCAGCCTCTCCGCTAGCTATGCGTGAGCTTCTTATATAGTCAAGCAAACTAGTTTTACCGTGATCTACGTGGCCCATTATAGTGACAACCGGAGCTCTTGTTTCTTCATGCTCGTCAATATCTATTTCTTCATCTTCATAAGCTTTTACGTAATCAAACGCTTCTTGCGTATCTATGATGTTGATCTCTATACCAAACTCTGCACCAAGTATCTCTATCTCGTCTTCTTCTAAAAAGTCGTTTTTAGTCGTCATTTTTCCTAACATAAATAGTTTTGCTATGATATCGCTAGGAGATTTTTTTATCTTATCTGCAAATTCATATAGACGTATCTCTTTTGGAATATTTACACTAGTTATCTCTTCGTTTTCTTTATCTTTTACAACTTTTTTATGTTTTTTGCGTGAATTTCTTTGAATTCCACCTTCAAAATTATAAGTATTGTTTTGCGCAGGTTTATAAATGTTTAACTGTTTTTTTACCGTATTTTGACGTTCAACTTCGATAGGCTTTATGGTAAAATCAGGTAGAACTACGACATTTTCATCTTCTATAACTATATCATCGCTAAAGTTTATCCCGGCTAATAAATCGATTTTTGCTGAATTATCTTTTTTAGATACAGGAACTATTTTTTTCTCTTTTTTCTTCTTTTTTAAATTATCGTCGTTACTGCTAAATATAGCCTCTAGTGCCTTATTAGCCGGTTCTACGGCTTGTCTTTTTTGTGTCGGTTGTTGGGCTGGAATTTCTTCTTTTTTCTTTTTTACTATTATCAGCCCTCTTCTTTTTGCAAGACTGGTACTAGCTAAACTCTCTTGTTTTTGCTCCATTTTGTTCTCTTGGGGTTCTTGTTTTTTTATATCATCTTGCTTTTGAACGCTTGGTTCTTTGGCTTGTTCGTTTTGGGTATTTACTTGAATTTCTTGTGTTGGTTTTTTATCTTCTTTTTTAATAACCTTGGTCTTTTGTTGATGGCTCTCTTTACTTTTCTTTTCCATATCATCTGGTTTTTTGCCAAATTGAACATAGTCGTAAAGTTTAGCTGCGTCCTCTGGCGATACGGCGCTAGATGAAGTAGTGACCTTAAAACCAAGCTCCTTTGCTTTTTCTAAAATCTCTTTATTTGAGTAACCAAGTTCTTTTGCTATCTCATGAATTCTAATATTGGCCATCTATGAGTATCTCCTTTAAATTTACACTATTTTTACTAAACCTTGAAAGTGGCTTTTTTAGTTCTTTTCTATCTTTTTGCATACAGTTTTTACACAAGTAAAATGATCTTGTATTTTTTGGATTTGGTATTATCTCATCATCAATAGAAGCAAATTTAAAAAGTTCATTTTGAAAGAATCTACCCTTACAAACCACGCACATTCTTATCGGTTTATGATTTTTGTTCATATTATATCTTAATTTTCTTTATTTTTGGCTTTAGAGTATCATAAATCCGTTATTATCAAGCTCAAAAACTTCAACTTTAAAATCAACAAATCTCTGTTTTAACAGATCTTTTAGTCTATTTGCATCGTCTTTGTATATCAAATTTAAAAAACTAGAACCGCTACCAGATAAATTGCTCATCAAGGCCCCGTTGTTGTAGGCTAACTCTCTGACTTCAAAAAGCTCATTTAGTCCTTGCATACGGATCTCTTCGTGCATCTTATCTATACTTGCTATCTTTAAATTCGCATAATCTTTACTCATAAAACAAGCCGTGAGATAAGCCGCGTGAGATACGTTGCTAACGACGTCTTTCATAGAGTATGATTTTGGTAGCTTTCCTCTGGACTGTTTTGTACTCATAGCGTTATTTGGTATCACGACTACGGCTCGAAGATCTGAGCTTAAGTCCATTTTGTGTGAATACACAACACCTTTATGAACGACATTTGCGGTAAATCCACCCCAAACAGCCGGAGAGATATTGTCTGGATGATTTTCAAATTCCAAAGCTCTATTTAGCACTTGCTGTCTATCTACTTTAAATCCTGAAATTTGATAAGCCAAAGCTATTGCGCTTACAATAACAGAAGAGCTACTACCAAGGCCTCTGGAAAACGGGATATTGTTAGTAAAAGAAAACTTAAAATTTGAATGTTTACCTGTAAGTTCAAATATAATTTGATTGAAGATATTTATAAACGTATTATTTTTTCTAAGACTTATCTTGTCGCTTCCCTCGCCGACTATGGAAACAGAAGTAAAGTTTTGTGGCGAAACGACAACTTCATTATATAATTTTAAAGCTAAACCAAGACTGTCAAATCCTGGACCCAAATTTGCACTCGTAGCTGGTGTAAGTATCTTCAAAATCTCTCCTAAATCGCATCTATAATATAATTTGGGAGTGTATCACAACTTCTATTTAAATTTGATAAATTGCTAGGCAAGCTAAATGGTGCTGGCATAACTTTTTTTAAATTTACGCTCCCGTTTTCATAGACGAAGCTCATATTTTTATTTGCTCTAATGGCACCGTAATTATTTAGCTCAAAGCCACTAACTGCGTAAAAATCGCAATCTTTTGCAATACAATACGTCTTAAGCACGACATAAGATACTTTTAAACCCATAAAACTACCAGGAGTATTTGCATAAGTTATGCTTTTGATCTTAAATTTGCTTCCGATCTGAGATAAAATGCTTATCAAAGCTTCGCTTGCTCTATCATCGCTTGATATAGTATTTATTAAAACATCATTTTCGTAAATTCCCACAAGAAGCGGAGACGAAAGAGCTACGACTAAAATTTCAACCTGTTTTATGCAAAAGCCTTTGCGTATTCTGGTTCTTTAAGCCCTTCTTTTATGGTAACTATCTCATAGTTTTTTTCATCAGCTAAGATAGCTTTTGTTAGCTTATGGTTAAGATCATGACTTCCTGCATAAGCCTCATAATCCCCAACCATAGGTGCTCCAAGCAAGCTTATATCTCCTATCGCGTCAAGAATTTTATGGCGAACAAACTCATCTTCAAATCTAAGCCCCTCTGGATTTAAGATATGCGTATCATCGATAACAACAGCATTATCCAAGCTTCCGCCAAGCGCTAGCCCCATAGCGTTTAATTTTTGAACGTCTTTTAAAAATCCAAAAGTTCTAGCGCGTGCTATTTCATTGATAAAGTTTTGTTTGCTAAACTCAAACGTATAGCTTTGCTTTCCGATAACTGGATTTTCAAATTTGATGGTATAGTTAAATTTAGGATTTTTGCTAGGACTTACTTTTACGTATTTATCGCCCTCTTTTATCTCAACGTCTTTTTTTATCACAAGAACTTTTTTATCGCCATCAAGCTCCTTGATCCCAGCTTCATCTAGCATCATACAAAAGCTTATCGCGCTTCCGTCCATAACAGGTACTTCGTTTGCGTCTAAAACTATTCGGATATTGTCTATCCCATAGCCATTTATGGCTCCAAGAAGATGTTCTATAGTAGAAACGTAGCCTTTTTCATTTCCAACTACAGTCGCCATTTGCGTATTTATAACATTTTTTGGCTCAGCTCTAAAGCTAGTCCCCAAATCGCTTCTATAAAAAACTATACCCATATCTTTTTCTAACGGTTCGAGTATGATCTTGATCGGCTCACCTTTATGCAAACCGATACCTACTCCCTCGACCTTTTTTGCTATCGTTGTTTGTTTCAAATTTATAATCCTCATCAAATTTTATGCAAAATTATATCAAAAAACCGGTAAATAAAATTTATCGATTAGAAATTTAGATCAATAATTCCGCGCTAAAAGCAATTACCGCTCTTCCTGTTATCTGTACAAGAGTCGGTTTAGTGCCGTCTTTAGTTACATTTACTTCCATCACGCCTGTGCGTCCTATCGCTTCGCCTTGCATAGCTTTAAATTTAAAACTTTGAAAATCGTTGTTTCCAAATAGACCATAATGCACAAGGTACGCCCCTAAAGGTCCATTTGCATTTCCTGTTACAGGGTCTTCATTTATCCCTATCGCAGGAGCAAACATACGTCCATGCACTAGAATTTCAGCATTTGGATCTAGTGTAAAAACATAATACCCATTGCAACCTATCTCTTTGCTAAGCGATATCAAAAGTTCGAAATTCGGTTTTAAAGAGTGTAAAACAGAGTTTGAATTTATAGCTATCATTACTTTTGAATGCCCTGTAGATGCGATGCAAACCGGACATTTTGAGTTTAGATCATCACTCTTGATACCAAGTGCTTTGATAAGCTTTTGTACGATCTGCCAAGAAAAAGGTTCGCCGATTTGGATTTTACCTTGAGTCATCACTATAGAATAATCATCGCCGCATCTGTTTATATCTACAAGAAGGTTTCCGGCGCCTGTTTTTTGCACTACTTTAGTAGAGTCTAGTCCAAGCTCTATAGCTCTAGCGTAATGAGCGGCTATAGTAGCGTGACCACATATAGGAACTTCGCTTGTCGGAGTAAAAAAGCGTACCCAAACATCATGACTCTCATCTTTAGGGGACAGAATAAATGCGGTTTCTGAGTTATTTAGCTCTCTTGCTATACGCTGCATCTGCTCATCGCTAAGTCCATCGGCGTTTATCACTACTCCAGCTGGATTGCCATAAAGCTTTTGAGTAGTGAACGAATCGACTTGATAAATGCGGTATTTCTTCATAATTTTCTCTATTTTATATAAATTTACAGCTTATTTTAGTAGCTATTTTTTATCTATAACCTGTTTTGAGAGTTCAAGCACATCATAGATGTTGTCTTTCATCCATTTAGTATCCATCCACTCTTCTGGTCTGACTTCCACGCCTTGAACCAAAACTCCAAAGTGTAAGTGATCACCTAAAGCTAGACCGCTAGTACCAGTCGTACCTATGAGCCGATCAGCAGATACCCTATCTTTTGTATTTACCACAGAACTGTTACAGTGGCCATAAAGCGTATAAAGCCCAAATCCGTGATATAAAATCATATTTAAACCATAAATTCCATTATCTGCGTTAAAAGCGACTAT carries:
- a CDS encoding DUF448 domain-containing protein — protein: MNKNHKPIRMCVVCKGRFFQNELFKFASIDDEIIPNPKNTRSFYLCKNCMQKDRKELKKPLSRFSKNSVNLKEILIDGQY
- the lpxC gene encoding UDP-3-O-acyl-N-acetylglucosamine deacetylase, yielding MKQTTIAKKVEGVGIGLHKGEPIKIILEPLEKDMGIVFYRSDLGTSFRAEPKNVINTQMATVVGNEKGYVSTIEHLLGAINGYGIDNIRIVLDANEVPVMDGSAISFCMMLDEAGIKELDGDKKVLVIKKDVEIKEGDKYVKVSPSKNPKFNYTIKFENPVIGKQSYTFEFSKQNFINEIARARTFGFLKDVQKLNAMGLALGGSLDNAVVIDDTHILNPEGLRFEDEFVRHKILDAIGDISLLGAPMVGDYEAYAGSHDLNHKLTKAILADEKNYEIVTIKEGLKEPEYAKAFA
- a CDS encoding glycoprotease, which produces MGIYENDVLINTISSDDRASEALISILSQIGSKFKIKSITYANTPGSFMGLKVSYVVLKTYCIAKDCDFYAVSGFELNNYGAIRANKNMSFVYENGSVNLKKVMPAPFSLPSNLSNLNRSCDTLPNYIIDAI
- a CDS encoding PhzF family isomerase, encoding MKKYRIYQVDSFTTQKLYGNPAGVVINADGLSDEQMQRIARELNNSETAFILSPKDESHDVWVRFFTPTSEVPICGHATIAAHYARAIELGLDSTKVVQKTGAGNLLVDINRCGDDYSIVMTQGKIQIGEPFSWQIVQKLIKALGIKSDDLNSKCPVCIASTGHSKVMIAINSNSVLHSLKPNFELLISLSKEIGCNGYYVFTLDPNAEILVHGRMFAPAIGINEDPVTGNANGPLGAYLVHYGLFGNNDFQSFKFKAMQGEAIGRTGVMEVNVTKDGTKPTLVQITGRAVIAFSAELLI
- the thrB gene encoding homoserine kinase, with amino-acid sequence MKILTPATSANLGPGFDSLGLALKLYNEVVVSPQNFTSVSIVGEGSDKISLRKNNTFINIFNQIIFELTGKHSNFKFSFTNNIPFSRGLGSSSSVIVSAIALAYQISGFKVDRQQVLNRALEFENHPDNISPAVWGGFTANVVHKGVVYSHKMDLSSDLRAVVVIPNNAMSTKQSRGKLPKSYSMKDVVSNVSHAAYLTACFMSKDYANLKIASIDKMHEEIRMQGLNELFEVRELAYNNGALMSNLSGSGSSFLNLIYKDDANRLKDLLKQRFVDFKVEVFELDNNGFMIL